The stretch of DNA CGGCCCGACGAGGCTCAGGCGTCGAAGCTGTGGGCGGCGTCCGGGAAGGACCCGTCCTCGACCTCGGCGGCGAACGCCGCCGCCGCCCCGCGGAGCACGCCGCGCATGTCGGCGTACCGCTTGACGAACGACAGCCGGCTGTCGTCGTTGAGCCCGGCCATGTCCTGCCAGACGAGCACCTGCGCGTCGCAGTCCGGGCCCGAGCCGATGCCGACCGTCGGGACGGCGAGCACCTCGCGGATCCGGGACGCGACCGGCGCCGAGACCATCTCCAGCACGACCGCGAAGGCACCCGCGTCGGCGACGGCGACCGCGTCGGCCACCGTGCGCTCCGCGGCGGCGTCGTCGCGGCCCGCCACCCGGTAGCCGCCGATGGCGTGCTCGGCCTGCGGGGTGAAGCCGACGTGGCCCATGACCGGGATGCCGGCGGCCACGATGGCGGCCACCCGGTCGCGGGCACGGACGCCGCCCTCGAGCTTGACCGCGTGGGCGCCGGCCTTCATGAGCGCCGCGGCAGCGGTCACGGCCTGGGCGTCGGAGGCCTCGTAGGAGCCGAACGGCAGGTCGGCGACGACGAGCGGGCGCTGCGTGCCCCGGGCGACCGCGGCCACGAGCGGCAGCATCTCCTCCAGGGTCACCGGCAGGGAGCTGGAGTAGCCGTAGACGACGTTCGCCGCGGAGTCGCCGACGAGCAGCACCGGGATGCCGGCCTCCTCGAGCACCCCCGCGGTGGTCGCGTCGTAGGCGGTGAGCATCGCCCAGCGGCGGCCCTCGGCCTTCCAGCGGGCCAGG from Aquipuribacter hungaricus encodes:
- the panB gene encoding 3-methyl-2-oxobutanoate hydroxymethyltransferase; the encoded protein is MSQTSDTAARRPTRVRVPHLARWKAEGRRWAMLTAYDATTAGVLEEAGIPVLLVGDSAANVVYGYSSSLPVTLEEMLPLVAAVARGTQRPLVVADLPFGSYEASDAQAVTAAAALMKAGAHAVKLEGGVRARDRVAAIVAAGIPVMGHVGFTPQAEHAIGGYRVAGRDDAAAERTVADAVAVADAGAFAVVLEMVSAPVASRIREVLAVPTVGIGSGPDCDAQVLVWQDMAGLNDDSRLSFVKRYADMRGVLRGAAAAFAAEVEDGSFPDAAHSFDA